The genomic interval TCAACCCACTCCAGCCCTCGCCTAACCATATTGTAAAAGACATACTATTTTTGAGAAAATGAAATGAACGAAAATTTCCCCGAACATGATGTGGTTGTTTCTTACTCTTCTCCTAGCGCATCTAGTCAGTTCATGGATTGGTTGTTGCAGGCAGCTGCGGTTAAACCATGGAACTTTTCAAACTTGACGACGATCGAGACTGATCGAATGCCCACTTCCTCGATGCTTCATTTTGACACACAGACCACAAGGCGTTGtgccaaaaaaaaagaaaaggcacACAAGCGTAGACCAGGAGACTTGGGAGACCGTAAAAGGTTCAAAGTAACGTCAGTGCAACTGCGATGCGATAGCGAAGAATAAAGATTCAACTCCTTGCCAAATCAAAGTCATCGCCCTTTAACAGGTGACATTGCACCCACGTTTGTACCGCTCCGTTTATTTGACGAAGCGAGGGCCCCGTATCGTGGGGTCCGTCGGCACAGCGAATAATAATACCTGGCAACTTGCCTCCGCGCCGTCAGATTCGCGATGACTAATAACCACGTGAAGCGCTTACTCCACGTCATACACCAGATCTTGCCCGCTGCGTTCGCTCTCCCCAAATCCGCACCGGATCAGAAGAAACCCTAATCAGTCGGCCTATTCTCCTTCGTTCCGTCGGCGAAGGAGCTGCTGCGGCGCCTGGGGTGGTAGAGGAGGGAAAGGGGAAGCTTTTGCGGTGGTTTCTCTGGTGTCGGAACGTGGTGATTTGGGGGGAGGGGGGAGGGGAAGAAGAGGGCTTACTGATGGATCCCAAGGTGTTGGATGGAATCATCCAACGACTGCTGGAAGTAAAGGGTAGTAAGCCAGGGAAGCAGGTGCAGCTCCTAGAGGCGGACATCAAGCAGCTTTGTCTCGTGTCGAAGGAGATCTTCCTGCAGCAGCCCAACCTCCTGGAACTGGAGGCGCCCATTAAGATTTGTGGTAAGCCGTAAAAAATTCCTTTCTTTTGGGCTTCTATGAACTTGCTATTGGCCGACTTGACAGTGTAGCTGTTGTGCGAAGATCGTGAAAAAATGACTTGTTTACTCCAATGGACAGTGAAACGGATGGAAATGAGTGAATATAAAACAACAGACAGAAACTTCGTTTCTTCTATTTACATATATTTTTTGATTGGGTTGAAGTATGAAAGTAGAGAAATAGTTTAagcaagaggaaagaaaagagtgGAATTTTCTTATCTTCCTTCCACCTACTTCTGCTCATATTATTTTCATAGATAATATCACAACCGAGAAagtaattttgtatttattagaGACACAAGCTTTACTTTGCTCAAATTCCATCCATTTTGGAAGGAAATAAAATGCAGAATTTCGacgaaattaatttttttttctctccttgtCTTCATTCCAAGTTACCACGAgaaataaatctaaatttttttttgcatttattAGAaacaaaaacttccttttcttcctaTTTCATACATTTTAGatggaaataaaccaaacaaatTGACTCCTCTTCCTTCCAAGGAATCAAGAGAATGAATTAGTAAATTTTGTATTTGTTAGAAACTCAAACTTTGTCCTCCAATTCCATCCATTTCGGATGGAAATATAATGAAGAAATTTGACGAAATTAAATTCCTTCCTctcttccttccaagtaaaaatttattaactcatttattttccttttttcttatTTCCTCATTTGTCTGTCTGTGAATATGCCATTAGTTTTATTTTTGTCCAACTGTGGACAGAAATGGAAGGATATGTGTAAATGATTGAATAGTCGCAAATACCTGCAGACCAACAACCTTATTGACCAGTCTTACTATTCTTTCTCTGATTACAACCAATCTTCATTGCCTCCTCTGAGACCGTGTTGGTGCATCCATATTCCATTGTTACAATTATAGTATTCTAGGATTGTTGATGCCATTTTCTATTAttgtaaatttaaatcttttttcCTTTGTCTTCCTTCCAATTAAACATAGGAAGGAAATCCAAAATAATGATGAACATTCAACATCGTTGATTCTTAATATTTTTTGTGCTTCCTATATCCTCACAGGTAACAAAATCCTTAGTGGCTGAAAAGCTCAACATTTACTAGTTAGGATGTTCTCATTTTTAGAGTCACCTTTATTGTGATATTAACCCTTGGCATGTACAATATGCAAACTGAGTGGGCGAACTTTGTGATTTAATTCCATGGTCATATGGTTTGCAGTGCTAGCTTTCAGTTTATGATATTTGTCCATATTAGACGATTGTTTCTGGGGGGCTCCCTTatttgattgttttcttttgtagatttgcttaaaatatcaaaaatctgttttttcttgaaaaaaataatatttttattggcCATAGGAAATTATAATTTGGAGATGTGAACATTTTCGTATAGTTTCGCTAAAGAAGACTTACTAATTCTTTGTTGGAACTTACATTGTTATTGATTTTGTCTCTCtcaatcaaggtttaaaatttcgatccGTGTTAAGGTTTCAGTAACCGGAACGATACTGTTTCGGTATTGTATCATGCTATGCCGATACagtttcaatatatatatatatataaataaaataaagcttggttgttgttaCATTAATATTATGTGACTTGATAGTATATGTTTGTCAAAACTTTTAAAATCAAGATTAGACATTCATATCAACAAAAATGTGTTTCATATGCTTAGGAACCAAGAATCtaaaaatagagaaattaagTATGTTAATATTCATGATTTCAAATCTCAAATTgattctaagataaaaaaattattatctataataattatataaactaacacaaaaatcataatatatataataattatataaattattaagtaattaattaatttatataatatataattatataattattgtttataaatattctaagtaatatattatgtatatatatagtttatattgaatttaaaatcaaatctatttaaaaaatatatatatatatattattttttttaacaattatttttttaaaattatttataaaattttaaaattattttaaaatttcaaaaatattttttataaaaataatttaaagtttgttttttaaattatctatttttatactttatttttttataattttataacaataataaaaatataaaaaaatatattctaattatattaattaattaacagtttctttaattaattattaatttatataatatataattattttttttatataataattaattagaaattagaaattatatatataatataatggttttatttaaaagttttaataaaCCCTAACTTTTTCTCAACCTTGTGATTTTGCCTCCCATGGTGATTTTTTTTCACTTTGCCGCTACTGACTCGCCACCACCACCTCGCCGCTGCCTCGCCCAAAttgatttcttctttcttccttctttcttcttccttctgttgCACGCGCGTGACACACGCGACGACGCACGCGAAATTGTTGTGTTTGTTGTGCCAGAGTCGGTCCCGATTTAGAACGGTAAAAAACACCCGTTTCGGGCGGCACAACTCGAGATTTCATTCACCGCTCTCAACTAATTGGGGTCCATTGCTAATGTTCAATGGATATTGATATAACCTGTGCAAGGCTATAACATTGCTaatgttcaaattaattaaataaatatttatcaaATGGATTACTTCTTTCTTTGACATATCTCGATTGCTTCACCTACTTGCTCAAgaatattgatatttttttatcacATCCGTTCTACAAATACCACGCATCCACTTAAGCATGCTCATATCCTCTTCATTAATCTTCTATACACGTTGCTTTCCAACAAGTAAATACTGATTCATATAGTATGTCATGATGTACCCTActctaataaaaaatttcttttatccTATGGGATGCCACGATTATACAAGACTCGAAGTTGTGCATTTCGGCAATTCATTCTTTATCCTATTAAAGATATCTCCATCAATATATAATAAATTCAAGATATCTAAAGCTCTTACAAGATTTCATATTACTTAATAGTATGGGTCTAATAAGTTAGGGTACATAGTATATAACTTAGGTtgcattaattaaattaaagtattattattattattattgaaggAGAGCATTGACACAATGGTAAAATTATTGTCGTGTGACTTGGTGGTTATGGGTTCAAGTCGCAGTAATAGTCTCTTGCAATGTAGGGTAAAACCACGTACAATACCCATattgacgggagcttcgtgctccttttattattattattatttttgttattattattattattattcactaAATATGTCATATAATAGTACATAATTTAGAAAATATTAATAATTCTCAAGATTTGTTGTGCCCTTGTATCTCATGTTCAAAACTTGGACCCTTTTTTGACAAGTTATCATACCCTCACTTTGAATAACTCATATCTTACATCTAGTTCTATACTCATATCAGATAATCATACTTGCATTAAGTAACGTAgtatcaaataattttattatagttgtaGGTTTACATCAAGGGTCAATTTAAATTACCCTATCTTTTTTACATTAGTACCAAAAGAGTCAATCAATTGATAAATCTCTTGAGCATATGTTATTTGCAAAGATATCTTGTTAGTTTATGAGAGTGTAAGTAGATTAAATTTGACTACTGAATTGTGTAGAAAAGTGTTAGAAGCTAAATGCTTTAAGTtaagtataaaaaaataaatatataaaatgtaATTTTTGTAATTAAAAAGAATAGACAAGAATTTTAACTACCCTGGATCTATTATTCAATCAGAAGGGAATATTGATGTGATAATGATCATAGAATCAAGTATGAGTGTGCAACGTTAAAGTTGCTGTGTCGTGTGACCTAGAGGTCACGAGCTCGAGTCTCGAAAACAACCTTTTGTAAAATAGGGTAAGGTTGtgtacaatagatccttccccgTGAATCCACATTGGTGTGAGATTCATACACCGGACTGTTTTTTTATGAGTGGTTGAAATGAAGAGGATCTTTGGATTATGTAATCCACTTATGTCCGTTATGCTAAAGCGAAGTTTTATTGGACAGTGATATAATCAATCAGGCAATAGATTGGTATATTGGGTTACGACAAAGAAACATTTACAAGAAAGTTATTAACAAAGATGGGAATGCTAATATGGATGCAAGGAGTGAtaacaaaaattaacttaaaaaaatagataattcaGTGCAACTCCAATAGGCAATAAAATGAGAGAACATCTCATGTTGAGACGACACAAGCATTTTTAAAGATGACCAATAGACTTATAAGAAGAGTTGGATTGATAGAGTGGAATTAGTAAGGATTACAAGGAGATCAAATAAAACATTAGTCAATGGAATAataatgatttaatttatttgaatattattaataatattgtcTTATGTCGGGCTTAACaaaggataaaaataaaattcatatagCTGACCCTAATTAGTTAGTCAAACACAACttggtgatgatgatgatgtaaCTTGACATTCAATTGTTAGGGGTTCTAATTGTTTGATAGAACCATTAAGAAGATGCAATTTGTTCATTTTCATTAAAATGATTCCTACATAATTATGGGAATATGTCTATACAAGTTAACATAGgagtaaaaattacaaaaattggaTGTGCAAAAAATAATGATAACTAAATCACATTGAGGATCTAATCAGTTGATTGAAATACCATTCCGTAGCGGGCGGCATGGACGGTTTGAAACTAGTACCATATGTGTGACAATTTCACATGTGTCATCGGGTGTGTCATTACGTGCGTCGCACGACAGAAGGTGGGTCAAAGGCATCCCGGAGGTGTCGAAGGACGCCTCTGGTGTTGCCAACAACGTCTTGCGATGCGCGATGCCTCTTGTTCTgaagaaaattaaaattgatttaattaattcaaactattcctaacttaaatgtgaTATTTTGAAGAGGctttcataaaccctaattaaattatcccaataaaatatataaaaaatatatttaaaattttaaaaaaattaataaattttattaatggaTATTCCGAatctttttactattttaaattttatttaaaaattctaaaaaaacatatttatatattttttattgttttattgtttaattgatattctgatattttttcactattttaaatatatattatttaaataaataaatagttaatttatataattattatatataaaatagcatctttgtattaatttatataattctaATTATTTAATCTTGACGTTGGAGAACTATAGAGTTGACCTAAGCAGaatgttacaagaaccaataCTTCCATCAGATTCACGTCACTTCTTTTGGTTTTAGTAAGGTAGCATATTATtatgtattaattttaatttgagttattgatagatcaattttatttgaagaaaattatatttaattattttttctaacaatattaagttgttcaataatggagagcttatataaaatcaatatacaatttatttttaaattatatacaataaacatatttatctaataattaccatatataaataaaaaaaatatcaaaatcataTCGGCACGACACAATATGATACTGAAACCATATCGTTCCGGTCTGGGAGTGAAAACTCGGCACGGgttgagattttaaaccttggtcatgTGCATTATTTTATTGGGCAAGTAGTTATCCAGAACAAGGTTTGAACCGTGTTGGAGTTTTGGTCTTTGACTATAATGATATTGTTTTGCTATTGTGTCGATGTTTCAATACATGGTGTCGGTAATGGGTTGGAGGTTGaagaaggaaggagatgaagtataGGAAGGAACATCATTTATGCTGAGTATAACTTTAAATCTTGTACCATGTCAGTGAAACGATGTAAATTACTTAAGATAGATATCACTTAGCACAAACAATATCCCCTGTTTTTTGCTTTATCTGTTTCCTCCTTCAACCTCCAATTTTTCATTGACATCATGAATCTGTTGGTCCGATATCAAATCAGTATCATTCTAGTCTAAGACTGAAACTATGACATGGCTCAAGATTTTGAATCTTGGTGCCGAGAGGTATTGAGTTtggataatttatcaaaataatacGTTTTGACAGTTTCACCTGACATGATGTGAGATTTCTTACCTTGATCTggactattattatttttgacaacTTTGTTACTTAAATTTATAACTTCAATAAAATATTACCTTAAAAATAGTATTTTGTTATTTATAAGAAGCTACTCATTAGATATGTCTCATCGTTTTTAATGCTTGTATATGATTTAATGAACGGGAAATACCTCAGTATAATATCACTGAGTGCCAACATAAAAGTGATAATTTTATGTAATTGTAtatatttctttttgattttcTGAGTGGAGCTACATTAATAAAatgatattttataatatttgtcTAATTTTTAGGTATTATGAGTCATTGGTGTTGTGGGTTTAATCCCGTGTTAAATGTTTTAGGTTTAGGATTTTAGGTTGAGCAATTTTTATTAGCATTGTGGGTTTAGTCCTACATTGAATGTAATACATTTAGGATTTTTGGTTGATTGGTATATGTACTATGTAATCCGTGCCATAATATTGACATTAATATGTAATTATgttctatcttacttaaacatGGTATTAGATTTCCTCTTCTCCTAGATTAGGTTTTCCAAACTTAATCACTTAAGACGAGGTCATCAATTTTGGCGAGAACTTCCGTCTACCTAATTCGATGTCTCTTTATCCTGGATTCTTCCATTCACACCCATCTCATCCTCATCTCACATGAAGGAATCAAATCCTCTACTCATTATTCCTCTTCTCTGTGATGTGAGACTCACGATTGTCATCTTCTTCCATTGCGCCCCTCAAATCTTTAGGTCGCTAACATCTCCCTCTCTTTCTATTGATGTAAAAGGGCCATGCTTTAGGCTTCTCTTGAACATAGTCATGATTCCTTTCTTGGGTGTTACTACTTATCCCGATGGTGATTGAACTGTTTAGGACTTGCCTAGGTCTTCTCTATTGTGCAGACTTCATACTTGGCTCCTTTTTTGGGCATTAACCTCATTGACTACAATGTTCAAATTATTATCCACTAGATCTGCTGGTTGTTGCCAACGAAGATTTCAATCCTTGTTTGCATTGTGACCTGGATATGGATCTAATGTTCAATGCCATGAATCTTCTCTTTCCATATTCTCTGAATCTACGGTGGTATGCAAAATGATTTTTGTCCTCATCACATGCCTTAAGAACTTTCACCCTAAGGACAAGTTCCAGCATCTTTGACAACCTCTCTTTTCTTAGCCTTCTCGGATTGCATTGCAAGAACTCTCCTAGAGTTATCCCTCGAGATTTGCTCTTGTATTCAGTTTGTTATTGGTTTGTTcctcttgttttcttcttgttaTTGCCTTTTTTACAAGGATTTTCTATTCAATACCTTATTGCACTGTTAATTTCATTATTGATACGGTCTCTTCCATGTTTTCATTGTTTCCTTTCACTTAGTTTCTGCCTCCACCTTTGATGCCTCTAGATTTGCTTATCTTATCCTTTACAAATGGGTCTCCTCTTAGTTGGCTAAAGGATCCTGCTGAAGGCTTTCCTTTTCAACTTTTAATTAGTCTGTTGTTTATTGGGTTTTCACTGCCACAGGGAGAAGTCCACATGAGAGACTTATCTTTTGGAATCTTAATTTATCCTCTCAATCACTTTCAGGTGGGTCTGATTAAAAAAAGAGAGTATCTTTTAGCAACTTTTacttaaaataaatagaaattgTGCTCGTTCATTCACATTCCAGATTTCTGCAACTCTTCTTTGTTGAACTGCAGATAATGTTCACATGCCAGTTtctcaactacatcatcacatgTACAATCTTGTGTTCTCTTAAACCTTTTGAatcctattattattatttcagagAATTTCAACTGAGGAATTATGCTTTGTGGTTAGATCCTATGACTATTGTTAAAGAGAAACTCAACGGGAGGAATTATGCTTCATAAATTGCAGCAATTACAATTTGTTTTATAGGTCAAGGTCATATGGAATATCTTATCGCTCGCGATGCCAATATTCCAAAGTCTATCAGAGCATTACACAAGCAAATAGATGCTCATTTGCTTGCTCTCCTCTGATAGTCCAATGTTCTCCATCTTATGAGTATTGTTTGATTCTTCTTATTGTGGTATAAGACTTGTACATCGTCTAAAGATCATTTCCTGGGTGATATTTCTTGAGTCTACAATATAATTAACAATCTTTTGCAGCAGTGATAGTCCGAATGGAGATCATCTTATATACTGGATGATTCTAGACAATCATTGCTGACCTTCTACGTATTGTTAGATTGATTTGACCAATTCAAATTTCTAAATCAAATCTTTTTAACAAAATGATTAGGGTTTAAGCACTTTAGAGGAGTGGAGCAGAAGTCATCTGGTATATAAGATGATCTCCATTCTTAGTGTTTAAGAACTTTAGAGGAATGGAGATCATCTTTTATACTGGATGATTCTAGACAATCATTGCTGACCTTCTATGTGTGAGTTTGGTGAGTTGGGAAAATATATTTGATCtatgttttctcaagtatcttctGTACCATCCTCTTTACTTCTTTTTTATATTTGGGGTTCTAGTCTTGtctgttttaaattttgttttaaatattttgttaaagcATGTAGTATTGGATCAATCTGCACAACATGTTGGATGTCATTGCCTATGCATCAGGCTTATGCTGAGCAATTGGAGCCAGTGTTCTAATTATTCCTCTATTCTTCCTCAGCTACTCGGAACTAGAACTCTATATTTGGTGTTAGATCTTCCCATTTAAATGAGTTCTACTGTAAGATAGTTACTTTGACATCAGTtgattgatttttcatttttttttatatataattttatctcTATTGCAAATATAGTAAATCATATTATGTGTTTGTAAGCAGCAGCTACATATTTTggctaataaaaaggaaataccTGCCAAAAGAATATTTTATTTGAGGAAAGGAACTTTATCTTGATTGTTGAGAGGGGAAGTGTATCCTTAGAAAGAAGGGAGTAAGGATTCTATTGATCATgataaaagggcagcccggtgcacgaagctcccgccatgcggggtctcggggaaggatccattgtacgcagccttacctggcttttgcaagaggctgtttccaggatttgaacccgtgaccttttggtcacatggcaacaactttgccgttgcgccaaggctccccttctattGATCATGATAATGGAATAATTTTTAGCATTTTTTCTTCTAATGGTATCCACTATCTAGAGTGTTTAGGAAATAGTGagaaggctataaatatagtaatggcattgaaattttctttttcccctgtaTGAGTGATGTGGCAACAATTCTTGTTATTGTGATTAGTTGTTTGTACAAAAAATATAAGGAGATGACTTGAGCTCTTAGGTACTCATCTTCCCCTCTTCTCGTCTactcaataattttttatttccttatagatttttttatattaaaatttctaACTTATAACATTCAAAACTTGACgtgttcaaaaacttatttaattatCCAAGACAGCTAAAATTTTGCTATTCCTTTTAGTGAGATAAATTTTAGCATGGGGGTGACACTTATTGCTCTATCTGGCTTCATGTTGGGTAAGTTATCTTTGCATGTGTACGTTTATCACTGCAAGTTCTTGGCAATGATGATTGACCCTGAGGAATATTAGCTGATTGCCGGATTATATACTGAAGGAAAACATTTCCGATATGCTTGTTGCAGTGCTTTTGATTTTTGTGTTATGGTAGCAGCAAACTTGAAATAATTTATGTTTTGCTTTTTCTGTTATTAGAAAATGCGCTTTCTATTGTGACACAGGAACActtcatttttttaaaagaaacttaCAAATAGAAATCCATAGTTTATTATaatattgaaaattttgaaatctttctaTTTTCATAAATGAAAAAACAAGAAGCACAGATTGCTGAAGCATACGTTTGTCATATGGTATATTTCCACTATGGGTCCTGTGAAGTTAATTCATTTTGCTGAGGCTGACATTACCTTTCTTCCTGTAAACAGGTGATATCCATGGTCAGTTTTCTGACCTTTTGAGGCTTTTTGAATATGGTGGGTTGCCACCTCAAGCCAATTACTTGTTCTTGGGTGATTATGTGGACCGTGGGAAGCAGAGCCTTGAAACAATTTGTCTTCTTTTAGCTTACAAGATTAAATACCcagaaaacttctttcttttgcgGGGTAATCATGAATGTGCATCCATAAACCGCATCTATGGTTTCTATGATGAATGCAAGCGCAGATTCAATGTGAGACTCTGGAAGATCTTCACTGATTGTTTTAATTGCCTACCAGTGGCAGCTCTTATTGATGAAAA from Zingiber officinale cultivar Zhangliang chromosome 6B, Zo_v1.1, whole genome shotgun sequence carries:
- the LOC121989310 gene encoding serine/threonine-protein phosphatase PP1-like; the encoded protein is MDPKVLDGIIQRLLEVKGSKPGKQVQLLEADIKQLCLVSKEIFLQQPNLLELEAPIKICGDIHGQFSDLLRLFEYGGLPPQANYLFLGDYVDRGKQSLETICLLLAYKIKYPENFFLLRGNHECASINRIYGFYDECKRRFNVRLWKIFTDCFNCLPVAALIDEKILCMHGGLSPDLQNLDQIRNLARPTDVPDSGLLCDLLWSDPNKEVQGWGMNDRGVSYTFGADRVEDFLQKNDLDLICRAHQVVEDGYEFFADRQLVTIFSAPNYCGEFDNAGAMMSVDETLMCSFQILKPAISDKKKIGFGATTVSRSGTPW